The Equus caballus isolate H_3958 breed thoroughbred chromosome 12, TB-T2T, whole genome shotgun sequence genome contains a region encoding:
- the LTBP3 gene encoding latent-transforming growth factor beta-binding protein 3 isoform X1, with protein MPGPRGAAGGLAPEMRGAGAAGLRALLLLLLLLGPGGGAAGGPAGERGAGGGGALARERFKVVFAPVICKRTCLKGQCRDSCQQGSNMTLIGENGHSTDTLTGSGFRVVVCPLPCMNGGQCSSRNQCLCPPDFTGRFCQVPAGGAGGGTGGSGPGLGRAGALSTGALPPLAPEGESVASKHAIYAVQVIADPPGPGEGPPAQHAAFLVPLGPGQISAEVQAPPPVVNVRVHHPPEASVQVHRIEGPNAEGPAPSQHLLPHPKPPHPRPPTQKPLGRCFQDTLPKQPCGSNPLPGLTKQEDCCGSIGTAWGQSKCHKCPQLQYTGVQKPGPVRGEVGADCPQGYKRLNSTHCQDINECAMPGMCRHGDCLNNPGSYRCVCPPGHSLGPSRTQCIADKPEEKSLCFRLVSPEHQCQHPLTTRLTRQLCCCSVGKAWGARCQRCPADGTAAFKEICPAGKGYHILTSHQTLTIQGESDFSLFLHPDGPPKPQQLPESPSRVPPPEDTEEERGVSTDSPAMEEQAAQQSHPTATTSPARPYPELISRPSPPTMRWFLPDLPPSRSAVEIAPTQVTETDECRLNQNICGHGECVPGPSDYSCHCNPGYRSHPQHRYCVDVNECEAEPCGAGRGICMNTGGSYNCHCNRGYRLHVGAGGRSCVDLNECAKPHLCGDGGFCINFPGHYKCNCYPGYRLKASRPPVCEDIDECRDPGTCPDSRCENKPGSFKCIACQPGYRSQGGGACRDVNECAEGSPCSPGWCENLPGSFRCTCAQGYAPAPDGRSCLDVDECEAGDVCDNGICTNTPGSFQCQCLSGYHLSRDRSRCEDIDECDFPAACIGGDCINTNGSYRCLCPQGHRLVGGRKCQDIDECSQDPGLCLPHGACENLQGSYVCVCDEGFTPTQDQHGCEEVEQPHHKKECYLNFDDTVFCDSVLATNVTQQECCCSLGAGWGDHCEIYPCPVYSSAEFHSLCPDGKGYTQDNNIVNYGIPAHRDIDECILFGAEICKEGKCVNTQPGYECYCKQGFYYDGNLLECVDVDECLDESNCRNGVCENTRGGYRCACTPPAEYSPAQRQCLSPEEMDVDECQDPAACRPGRCVNLPGSYRCECRPPWVPGPSGRDCQLPESPAERAPERRDVCWGQRGEDGMCAGPLAGPALTFDDCCCRQGRGWGAQCRPCPPRGAGSQCPTSQSESNSFWDASPLLLGKPPREEDSSEEDSDECRCVSGRCVPRPGGAVCECPGGFQLDASRARCVDIDECRELNQRGLLCKSERCVNTSGSFRCVCKAGFARSRPHGACVPQRRR; from the exons ATGCCCGGGCCCCGTGGGGCTGCTGGCGGCCTGGCCCCTGAGatgcgcggggcgggggcggcggggctgcgggcgctgctgctgctgctgctgctgctgggcccgGGCGGCGGGGCCGCGGGGGGGCCGGCGGGCGAGCGGGGcgccggcgggggcggggcgctgGCCCGCGAGCGCTTCAAGGTGGTCTTTGCGCCGGTGATCTGCAAGCGGACCTGTCTCAAGGGCCAGTGTCGGGACAGTTGTCAGCAGGGCTCCAACATGACGCTCATCGGAGAGAACGGCCACAGCACCGACACGCTCACGGGCTCCGGCTTCCGCGTGG tggtGTGCCCTCTGCCCTGCATGAACGGCGGCCAGTGCTCCTCCAGAAACCAGTGCCTGTGTCCCCCGGACTTCACCGGTCGCTTCTGCCAGGTGCCTGCCGGAGGAGCTGGGGGGGGCACCGGCGgctcaggccctgggctgggccgggccggggcccTGTCCACAGGTGCGCTGCCGCCCCTAGCCCCGGAGGGCGAGTCTGTGGCCAGCAAGCACGCCATCTACGCGGTCCAAGTGATCGCTGATCCACCGGGCCCCGGGGAGGGCCCCCCTGCCCAGCACGCAGCCTTCCTGGTGCCCCTCGGGCCAGGACAGATCTCAGCGGAAG TGCAGGCCCCGCCCCCCGTGGTGAACGTGCGCGTCCACCACCCGCCCGAGGCCTCGGTCCAAGTGCACCGCATCGAGGGGCCGAACGCCGAGGGCCCGGCCCCCTCCCAGCACCTGCTGCCGCACCCCAAGCCCCCGCACCCACGGCCACCCACTCAGAAGCCCCTGGGCCGCTGCTTCCAGGACACGCTGCCCAAGCAGCCC TGTGGCAGCAATCCCCTCCCTGGCCTCACCAAGCAGGAAGACTGCTGCGGGAGCATCGGCACCGCCTGGGGCCAGAGCAAGTGCCACAAGTGCCCCCAGCTGCAGT ACACAGGGGTGCAGAAGCCAGGGCCTGTACGTGGGGAAGTGGGCGCTGACTGCCCCCAGGGCTACAAGAGACTCAACAGCACCCACTGCCAGG ACATCAACGAGTGTGCGATGCCAGGCATGTGTCGTCATGGTGACTGCCTCAACAACCCAGGCTCCTATCGCTGCGTCTGCCCACCTGGCCATAGCTTGGGCCCCTCCCGCACGCAGTGCATTG CAGACAAGCCGGAGGAGAAGAGCCTGTGTTTCCGCCTGGTGAGCCCTGAGCACCAGTGCCAGCACCCGCTGACCACGCGCCTCACCCGCCAGCTCTGCTGCTGCAGTGTCGGCAAGGCCTGGGGTGCGAGGTGTCAGCGCTGCCCGGCTGATGGCACTG CTGCCTTCAAGGAGATCTGTCCAGCTGGGAAGGGGTACCACATCCTCACCTCCCACCAAACGCTCACCATTCAGGGCGAAagtgacttttctcttttcttgcacCCTGATGGGCCCCCCAAGCCCCAGCAGCTCCCTGAGAGCCCCAGCCGGGTGCCACCACCTGAggacacagaggaagagagag GGGTGAGCACAGACTCA CCAGCGATGGAGGAGCAGGCAGCGCAGCAGAGCCACCCGACCGCCACCACGTCTCCTGCCCGGCCCTACCCCG AGCTGATCTCCAGGCCCTCGCCGCCCACCATGCGCTGGTTCCTGCCGGACCTGCCCCCGTCCCGCAGTGCGGTGGAGATCGCCCCTACTCAAGTCACCG AGACAGACGAGTGCCGACTGAACCAGAACATCTGTGGCCACGGAGAGTGCGTCCCGGGCCCCTCGGACTACTCCTGCCATTGCAACCCGGGCTACCGGTCACACCCACAGCACCGCTACTGCGTGG ACGTGAACGAGTGCGAGGCGGAGCCGTGCGGCGCCGGCAGGGGTATCTGCATGAACACCGGCGGCTCCTACAACTGCCACTGCAACCGCGGCTACCGCCTGCACGTGGGCGCCGGGGGGCGCTCGTGCGTGG ACCTGAACGAGTGCGCCAAGCCCCACCTGTGCGGCGACGGCGGCTTCTGCATCAACTTTCCCGGTCACTATAAGTGCAACTGCTACCCCGGCTACCGGCTCAAAGCCTCCCGACCGCCCGTCTGCGAAG ACATCGACGAGTGCCGAGACCCTGGCACCTGCCCGGACAGCAGATGCGAGAACAAACCTGGGAGCTTCAAGTGCATTGCGTGTCAGCCCGGCTACCGCAGCCAGGGGGGCGGGGCCTGCCGCg ACGTGAACGAGTGCGCCGAGGGCAGCCCCTGCTCACCGGGCTGGTGCGAGAACCTCCCGGGCTCCTTCCGCTGCACGTGCGCCCAGGGCTACGCGCCCGCGCCGGACGGCCGCAGCTGCCTGG ATGTGGACGAGTGTGAGGCTGGGGACGTGTGTGACAATGGCATCTGCACCAACACGCCAGGCTCCTTCCAGTGTCAGTGCCTCTCTGGCTACCATCTGTCTAGGGACCGGAGCCGCTGTGAGG ACATTGATGAATGTGACTTCCCTGCAGCCTGCATTGGGGGTGACTGCATCAACACCAATGGCTCCTACCGATGTCTCTGCCCCCAGGGGCATCGGCTGGTAGGCGGCAGGAAGTGCCAAG ACATAGATGAGTGCAGCCAGGACCCGGGCCTCTGCCTCCCCCACGGGGCCTGCGAGAACCTGCAGGGCTCCTACGTGTGCGTCTGCGATGAGGGCTTCACGCCCACCCAGGACCAGCATGGCTGTGAGG aggTGGAGCAGCCCCACCACAAGAAGGAGTGCTACCTTAACTTCGATGACACGGTGTTCTGCGACAGTGTACTGGCCACCAATGTCACCCAGCAGGAGTGCTGCTGCTCCctgggggctggctggggagACCACTGCGAGATCTATCCCTGCCCAGTCTACAGCTCAG CTGAGTTCCACAGCCTCTGCCCGGACGGGAAGGGCTACACCCAGGACAACAACATTGTCAACTACGGCATCCCAGCCCACCGTG ACATCGACGAGTGCATATTGTTCGGGGCAGAGATCTGCAAGGAGGGCAAGTGTGTGAATACGCAGCCCGGCTACGAGTGCTACTGTAAGCAAGGCTTCTACTACGACGGGAACCTGCTGGAGTGCGTGG ACGTGGACGAGTGCTTGGACGAGTCCAACTGCCGGAACGGAGTGTGTGAGAACACACGCGGCGGCTACCGCTGCGCCTGCACGCCCCCGGCCGAGTACAGCCCGGCGCAGCGCCAGTGTCTGAGCCCGGAGGAGATGG ACGTGGACGAGTGCCAGGACCCGGCAGCCTGCCGTCCTGGCCGCTGCGTCAACCTGCCGGGCTCCTACCGCTGCGAGTGCCGCCCGCCCTGGGTGCCCGGCCCCTCCGGCCGCGACTGCCAGCTCCCCGAGAGCCCGGCCG AGCGTGCCCCGGAGCGGCGGGACGTGTGCTGGGGCCAGCGCGGAGAGGACGGCATGTGCGCGGGTCCCCTGGCTGGGCCCGCCCTCACCTTCGACGACTGCTGCTGTCGCCAGGGCCGCGGTTGGGGCGCCCAGTGCCGCCCGTGCCCGCCGCGCGGCGCCG
- the LTBP3 gene encoding latent-transforming growth factor beta-binding protein 3 isoform X3 → MPGPRGAAGGLAPEMRGAGAAGLRALLLLLLLLGPGGGAAGGPAGERGAGGGGALARERFKVVFAPVICKRTCLKGQCRDSCQQGSNMTLIGENGHSTDTLTGSGFRVVVCPLPCMNGGQCSSRNQCLCPPDFTGRFCQVPAGGAGGGTGGSGPGLGRAGALSTGALPPLAPEGESVASKHAIYAVQVIADPPGPGEGPPAQHAAFLVPLGPGQISAEVQAPPPVVNVRVHHPPEASVQVHRIEGPNAEGPAPSQHLLPHPKPPHPRPPTQKPLGRCFQDTLPKQPCGSNPLPGLTKQEDCCGSIGTAWGQSKCHKCPQLQYTGVQKPGPVRGEVGADCPQGYKRLNSTHCQDINECAMPGMCRHGDCLNNPGSYRCVCPPGHSLGPSRTQCIADKPEEKSLCFRLVSPEHQCQHPLTTRLTRQLCCCSVGKAWGARCQRCPADGTAAFKEICPAGKGYHILTSHQTLTIQGESDFSLFLHPDGPPKPQQLPESPSRVPPPEDTEEERGPAMEEQAAQQSHPTATTSPARPYPELISRPSPPTMRWFLPDLPPSRSAVEIAPTQVTETDECRLNQNICGHGECVPGPSDYSCHCNPGYRSHPQHRYCVDVNECEAEPCGAGRGICMNTGGSYNCHCNRGYRLHVGAGGRSCVDLNECAKPHLCGDGGFCINFPGHYKCNCYPGYRLKASRPPVCEDIDECRDPGTCPDSRCENKPGSFKCIACQPGYRSQGGGACRDVNECAEGSPCSPGWCENLPGSFRCTCAQGYAPAPDGRSCLDVDECEAGDVCDNGICTNTPGSFQCQCLSGYHLSRDRSRCEDIDECDFPAACIGGDCINTNGSYRCLCPQGHRLVGGRKCQDIDECSQDPGLCLPHGACENLQGSYVCVCDEGFTPTQDQHGCEEVEQPHHKKECYLNFDDTVFCDSVLATNVTQQECCCSLGAGWGDHCEIYPCPVYSSAEFHSLCPDGKGYTQDNNIVNYGIPAHRDIDECILFGAEICKEGKCVNTQPGYECYCKQGFYYDGNLLECVDVDECLDESNCRNGVCENTRGGYRCACTPPAEYSPAQRQCLSPEEMDVDECQDPAACRPGRCVNLPGSYRCECRPPWVPGPSGRDCQLPESPAERAPERRDVCWGQRGEDGMCAGPLAGPALTFDDCCCRQGRGWGAQCRPCPPRGAGSQCPTSQSESNSFWDASPLLLGKPPREEDSSEEDSDECRCVSGRCVPRPGGAVCECPGGFQLDASRARCVDIDECRELNQRGLLCKSERCVNTSGSFRCVCKAGFARSRPHGACVPQRRR, encoded by the exons ATGCCCGGGCCCCGTGGGGCTGCTGGCGGCCTGGCCCCTGAGatgcgcggggcgggggcggcggggctgcgggcgctgctgctgctgctgctgctgctgggcccgGGCGGCGGGGCCGCGGGGGGGCCGGCGGGCGAGCGGGGcgccggcgggggcggggcgctgGCCCGCGAGCGCTTCAAGGTGGTCTTTGCGCCGGTGATCTGCAAGCGGACCTGTCTCAAGGGCCAGTGTCGGGACAGTTGTCAGCAGGGCTCCAACATGACGCTCATCGGAGAGAACGGCCACAGCACCGACACGCTCACGGGCTCCGGCTTCCGCGTGG tggtGTGCCCTCTGCCCTGCATGAACGGCGGCCAGTGCTCCTCCAGAAACCAGTGCCTGTGTCCCCCGGACTTCACCGGTCGCTTCTGCCAGGTGCCTGCCGGAGGAGCTGGGGGGGGCACCGGCGgctcaggccctgggctgggccgggccggggcccTGTCCACAGGTGCGCTGCCGCCCCTAGCCCCGGAGGGCGAGTCTGTGGCCAGCAAGCACGCCATCTACGCGGTCCAAGTGATCGCTGATCCACCGGGCCCCGGGGAGGGCCCCCCTGCCCAGCACGCAGCCTTCCTGGTGCCCCTCGGGCCAGGACAGATCTCAGCGGAAG TGCAGGCCCCGCCCCCCGTGGTGAACGTGCGCGTCCACCACCCGCCCGAGGCCTCGGTCCAAGTGCACCGCATCGAGGGGCCGAACGCCGAGGGCCCGGCCCCCTCCCAGCACCTGCTGCCGCACCCCAAGCCCCCGCACCCACGGCCACCCACTCAGAAGCCCCTGGGCCGCTGCTTCCAGGACACGCTGCCCAAGCAGCCC TGTGGCAGCAATCCCCTCCCTGGCCTCACCAAGCAGGAAGACTGCTGCGGGAGCATCGGCACCGCCTGGGGCCAGAGCAAGTGCCACAAGTGCCCCCAGCTGCAGT ACACAGGGGTGCAGAAGCCAGGGCCTGTACGTGGGGAAGTGGGCGCTGACTGCCCCCAGGGCTACAAGAGACTCAACAGCACCCACTGCCAGG ACATCAACGAGTGTGCGATGCCAGGCATGTGTCGTCATGGTGACTGCCTCAACAACCCAGGCTCCTATCGCTGCGTCTGCCCACCTGGCCATAGCTTGGGCCCCTCCCGCACGCAGTGCATTG CAGACAAGCCGGAGGAGAAGAGCCTGTGTTTCCGCCTGGTGAGCCCTGAGCACCAGTGCCAGCACCCGCTGACCACGCGCCTCACCCGCCAGCTCTGCTGCTGCAGTGTCGGCAAGGCCTGGGGTGCGAGGTGTCAGCGCTGCCCGGCTGATGGCACTG CTGCCTTCAAGGAGATCTGTCCAGCTGGGAAGGGGTACCACATCCTCACCTCCCACCAAACGCTCACCATTCAGGGCGAAagtgacttttctcttttcttgcacCCTGATGGGCCCCCCAAGCCCCAGCAGCTCCCTGAGAGCCCCAGCCGGGTGCCACCACCTGAggacacagaggaagagagagg GCCAGCGATGGAGGAGCAGGCAGCGCAGCAGAGCCACCCGACCGCCACCACGTCTCCTGCCCGGCCCTACCCCG AGCTGATCTCCAGGCCCTCGCCGCCCACCATGCGCTGGTTCCTGCCGGACCTGCCCCCGTCCCGCAGTGCGGTGGAGATCGCCCCTACTCAAGTCACCG AGACAGACGAGTGCCGACTGAACCAGAACATCTGTGGCCACGGAGAGTGCGTCCCGGGCCCCTCGGACTACTCCTGCCATTGCAACCCGGGCTACCGGTCACACCCACAGCACCGCTACTGCGTGG ACGTGAACGAGTGCGAGGCGGAGCCGTGCGGCGCCGGCAGGGGTATCTGCATGAACACCGGCGGCTCCTACAACTGCCACTGCAACCGCGGCTACCGCCTGCACGTGGGCGCCGGGGGGCGCTCGTGCGTGG ACCTGAACGAGTGCGCCAAGCCCCACCTGTGCGGCGACGGCGGCTTCTGCATCAACTTTCCCGGTCACTATAAGTGCAACTGCTACCCCGGCTACCGGCTCAAAGCCTCCCGACCGCCCGTCTGCGAAG ACATCGACGAGTGCCGAGACCCTGGCACCTGCCCGGACAGCAGATGCGAGAACAAACCTGGGAGCTTCAAGTGCATTGCGTGTCAGCCCGGCTACCGCAGCCAGGGGGGCGGGGCCTGCCGCg ACGTGAACGAGTGCGCCGAGGGCAGCCCCTGCTCACCGGGCTGGTGCGAGAACCTCCCGGGCTCCTTCCGCTGCACGTGCGCCCAGGGCTACGCGCCCGCGCCGGACGGCCGCAGCTGCCTGG ATGTGGACGAGTGTGAGGCTGGGGACGTGTGTGACAATGGCATCTGCACCAACACGCCAGGCTCCTTCCAGTGTCAGTGCCTCTCTGGCTACCATCTGTCTAGGGACCGGAGCCGCTGTGAGG ACATTGATGAATGTGACTTCCCTGCAGCCTGCATTGGGGGTGACTGCATCAACACCAATGGCTCCTACCGATGTCTCTGCCCCCAGGGGCATCGGCTGGTAGGCGGCAGGAAGTGCCAAG ACATAGATGAGTGCAGCCAGGACCCGGGCCTCTGCCTCCCCCACGGGGCCTGCGAGAACCTGCAGGGCTCCTACGTGTGCGTCTGCGATGAGGGCTTCACGCCCACCCAGGACCAGCATGGCTGTGAGG aggTGGAGCAGCCCCACCACAAGAAGGAGTGCTACCTTAACTTCGATGACACGGTGTTCTGCGACAGTGTACTGGCCACCAATGTCACCCAGCAGGAGTGCTGCTGCTCCctgggggctggctggggagACCACTGCGAGATCTATCCCTGCCCAGTCTACAGCTCAG CTGAGTTCCACAGCCTCTGCCCGGACGGGAAGGGCTACACCCAGGACAACAACATTGTCAACTACGGCATCCCAGCCCACCGTG ACATCGACGAGTGCATATTGTTCGGGGCAGAGATCTGCAAGGAGGGCAAGTGTGTGAATACGCAGCCCGGCTACGAGTGCTACTGTAAGCAAGGCTTCTACTACGACGGGAACCTGCTGGAGTGCGTGG ACGTGGACGAGTGCTTGGACGAGTCCAACTGCCGGAACGGAGTGTGTGAGAACACACGCGGCGGCTACCGCTGCGCCTGCACGCCCCCGGCCGAGTACAGCCCGGCGCAGCGCCAGTGTCTGAGCCCGGAGGAGATGG ACGTGGACGAGTGCCAGGACCCGGCAGCCTGCCGTCCTGGCCGCTGCGTCAACCTGCCGGGCTCCTACCGCTGCGAGTGCCGCCCGCCCTGGGTGCCCGGCCCCTCCGGCCGCGACTGCCAGCTCCCCGAGAGCCCGGCCG AGCGTGCCCCGGAGCGGCGGGACGTGTGCTGGGGCCAGCGCGGAGAGGACGGCATGTGCGCGGGTCCCCTGGCTGGGCCCGCCCTCACCTTCGACGACTGCTGCTGTCGCCAGGGCCGCGGTTGGGGCGCCCAGTGCCGCCCGTGCCCGCCGCGCGGCGCCG
- the LTBP3 gene encoding latent-transforming growth factor beta-binding protein 3 isoform X2, whose translation MPGPRGAAGGLAPEMRGAGAAGLRALLLLLLLLGPGGGAAGGPAGERGAGGGGALARERFKVVFAPVICKRTCLKGQCRDSCQQGSNMTLIGENGHSTDTLTGSGFRVVVCPLPCMNGGQCSSRNQCLCPPDFTGRFCQVPAGGAGGGTGGSGPGLGRAGALSTGALPPLAPEGESVASKHAIYAVQVIADPPGPGEGPPAQHAAFLVPLGPGQISAEVQAPPPVVNVRVHHPPEASVQVHRIEGPNAEGPAPSQHLLPHPKPPHPRPPTQKPLGRCFQDTLPKQPCGSNPLPGLTKQEDCCGSIGTAWGQSKCHKCPQLQYTGVQKPGPVRGEVGADCPQGYKRLNSTHCQDINECAMPGMCRHGDCLNNPGSYRCVCPPGHSLGPSRTQCIDKPEEKSLCFRLVSPEHQCQHPLTTRLTRQLCCCSVGKAWGARCQRCPADGTAAFKEICPAGKGYHILTSHQTLTIQGESDFSLFLHPDGPPKPQQLPESPSRVPPPEDTEEERGVSTDSPAMEEQAAQQSHPTATTSPARPYPELISRPSPPTMRWFLPDLPPSRSAVEIAPTQVTETDECRLNQNICGHGECVPGPSDYSCHCNPGYRSHPQHRYCVDVNECEAEPCGAGRGICMNTGGSYNCHCNRGYRLHVGAGGRSCVDLNECAKPHLCGDGGFCINFPGHYKCNCYPGYRLKASRPPVCEDIDECRDPGTCPDSRCENKPGSFKCIACQPGYRSQGGGACRDVNECAEGSPCSPGWCENLPGSFRCTCAQGYAPAPDGRSCLDVDECEAGDVCDNGICTNTPGSFQCQCLSGYHLSRDRSRCEDIDECDFPAACIGGDCINTNGSYRCLCPQGHRLVGGRKCQDIDECSQDPGLCLPHGACENLQGSYVCVCDEGFTPTQDQHGCEEVEQPHHKKECYLNFDDTVFCDSVLATNVTQQECCCSLGAGWGDHCEIYPCPVYSSAEFHSLCPDGKGYTQDNNIVNYGIPAHRDIDECILFGAEICKEGKCVNTQPGYECYCKQGFYYDGNLLECVDVDECLDESNCRNGVCENTRGGYRCACTPPAEYSPAQRQCLSPEEMDVDECQDPAACRPGRCVNLPGSYRCECRPPWVPGPSGRDCQLPESPAERAPERRDVCWGQRGEDGMCAGPLAGPALTFDDCCCRQGRGWGAQCRPCPPRGAGSQCPTSQSESNSFWDASPLLLGKPPREEDSSEEDSDECRCVSGRCVPRPGGAVCECPGGFQLDASRARCVDIDECRELNQRGLLCKSERCVNTSGSFRCVCKAGFARSRPHGACVPQRRR comes from the exons ATGCCCGGGCCCCGTGGGGCTGCTGGCGGCCTGGCCCCTGAGatgcgcggggcgggggcggcggggctgcgggcgctgctgctgctgctgctgctgctgggcccgGGCGGCGGGGCCGCGGGGGGGCCGGCGGGCGAGCGGGGcgccggcgggggcggggcgctgGCCCGCGAGCGCTTCAAGGTGGTCTTTGCGCCGGTGATCTGCAAGCGGACCTGTCTCAAGGGCCAGTGTCGGGACAGTTGTCAGCAGGGCTCCAACATGACGCTCATCGGAGAGAACGGCCACAGCACCGACACGCTCACGGGCTCCGGCTTCCGCGTGG tggtGTGCCCTCTGCCCTGCATGAACGGCGGCCAGTGCTCCTCCAGAAACCAGTGCCTGTGTCCCCCGGACTTCACCGGTCGCTTCTGCCAGGTGCCTGCCGGAGGAGCTGGGGGGGGCACCGGCGgctcaggccctgggctgggccgggccggggcccTGTCCACAGGTGCGCTGCCGCCCCTAGCCCCGGAGGGCGAGTCTGTGGCCAGCAAGCACGCCATCTACGCGGTCCAAGTGATCGCTGATCCACCGGGCCCCGGGGAGGGCCCCCCTGCCCAGCACGCAGCCTTCCTGGTGCCCCTCGGGCCAGGACAGATCTCAGCGGAAG TGCAGGCCCCGCCCCCCGTGGTGAACGTGCGCGTCCACCACCCGCCCGAGGCCTCGGTCCAAGTGCACCGCATCGAGGGGCCGAACGCCGAGGGCCCGGCCCCCTCCCAGCACCTGCTGCCGCACCCCAAGCCCCCGCACCCACGGCCACCCACTCAGAAGCCCCTGGGCCGCTGCTTCCAGGACACGCTGCCCAAGCAGCCC TGTGGCAGCAATCCCCTCCCTGGCCTCACCAAGCAGGAAGACTGCTGCGGGAGCATCGGCACCGCCTGGGGCCAGAGCAAGTGCCACAAGTGCCCCCAGCTGCAGT ACACAGGGGTGCAGAAGCCAGGGCCTGTACGTGGGGAAGTGGGCGCTGACTGCCCCCAGGGCTACAAGAGACTCAACAGCACCCACTGCCAGG ACATCAACGAGTGTGCGATGCCAGGCATGTGTCGTCATGGTGACTGCCTCAACAACCCAGGCTCCTATCGCTGCGTCTGCCCACCTGGCCATAGCTTGGGCCCCTCCCGCACGCAGTGCATTG ACAAGCCGGAGGAGAAGAGCCTGTGTTTCCGCCTGGTGAGCCCTGAGCACCAGTGCCAGCACCCGCTGACCACGCGCCTCACCCGCCAGCTCTGCTGCTGCAGTGTCGGCAAGGCCTGGGGTGCGAGGTGTCAGCGCTGCCCGGCTGATGGCACTG CTGCCTTCAAGGAGATCTGTCCAGCTGGGAAGGGGTACCACATCCTCACCTCCCACCAAACGCTCACCATTCAGGGCGAAagtgacttttctcttttcttgcacCCTGATGGGCCCCCCAAGCCCCAGCAGCTCCCTGAGAGCCCCAGCCGGGTGCCACCACCTGAggacacagaggaagagagag GGGTGAGCACAGACTCA CCAGCGATGGAGGAGCAGGCAGCGCAGCAGAGCCACCCGACCGCCACCACGTCTCCTGCCCGGCCCTACCCCG AGCTGATCTCCAGGCCCTCGCCGCCCACCATGCGCTGGTTCCTGCCGGACCTGCCCCCGTCCCGCAGTGCGGTGGAGATCGCCCCTACTCAAGTCACCG AGACAGACGAGTGCCGACTGAACCAGAACATCTGTGGCCACGGAGAGTGCGTCCCGGGCCCCTCGGACTACTCCTGCCATTGCAACCCGGGCTACCGGTCACACCCACAGCACCGCTACTGCGTGG ACGTGAACGAGTGCGAGGCGGAGCCGTGCGGCGCCGGCAGGGGTATCTGCATGAACACCGGCGGCTCCTACAACTGCCACTGCAACCGCGGCTACCGCCTGCACGTGGGCGCCGGGGGGCGCTCGTGCGTGG ACCTGAACGAGTGCGCCAAGCCCCACCTGTGCGGCGACGGCGGCTTCTGCATCAACTTTCCCGGTCACTATAAGTGCAACTGCTACCCCGGCTACCGGCTCAAAGCCTCCCGACCGCCCGTCTGCGAAG ACATCGACGAGTGCCGAGACCCTGGCACCTGCCCGGACAGCAGATGCGAGAACAAACCTGGGAGCTTCAAGTGCATTGCGTGTCAGCCCGGCTACCGCAGCCAGGGGGGCGGGGCCTGCCGCg ACGTGAACGAGTGCGCCGAGGGCAGCCCCTGCTCACCGGGCTGGTGCGAGAACCTCCCGGGCTCCTTCCGCTGCACGTGCGCCCAGGGCTACGCGCCCGCGCCGGACGGCCGCAGCTGCCTGG ATGTGGACGAGTGTGAGGCTGGGGACGTGTGTGACAATGGCATCTGCACCAACACGCCAGGCTCCTTCCAGTGTCAGTGCCTCTCTGGCTACCATCTGTCTAGGGACCGGAGCCGCTGTGAGG ACATTGATGAATGTGACTTCCCTGCAGCCTGCATTGGGGGTGACTGCATCAACACCAATGGCTCCTACCGATGTCTCTGCCCCCAGGGGCATCGGCTGGTAGGCGGCAGGAAGTGCCAAG ACATAGATGAGTGCAGCCAGGACCCGGGCCTCTGCCTCCCCCACGGGGCCTGCGAGAACCTGCAGGGCTCCTACGTGTGCGTCTGCGATGAGGGCTTCACGCCCACCCAGGACCAGCATGGCTGTGAGG aggTGGAGCAGCCCCACCACAAGAAGGAGTGCTACCTTAACTTCGATGACACGGTGTTCTGCGACAGTGTACTGGCCACCAATGTCACCCAGCAGGAGTGCTGCTGCTCCctgggggctggctggggagACCACTGCGAGATCTATCCCTGCCCAGTCTACAGCTCAG CTGAGTTCCACAGCCTCTGCCCGGACGGGAAGGGCTACACCCAGGACAACAACATTGTCAACTACGGCATCCCAGCCCACCGTG ACATCGACGAGTGCATATTGTTCGGGGCAGAGATCTGCAAGGAGGGCAAGTGTGTGAATACGCAGCCCGGCTACGAGTGCTACTGTAAGCAAGGCTTCTACTACGACGGGAACCTGCTGGAGTGCGTGG ACGTGGACGAGTGCTTGGACGAGTCCAACTGCCGGAACGGAGTGTGTGAGAACACACGCGGCGGCTACCGCTGCGCCTGCACGCCCCCGGCCGAGTACAGCCCGGCGCAGCGCCAGTGTCTGAGCCCGGAGGAGATGG ACGTGGACGAGTGCCAGGACCCGGCAGCCTGCCGTCCTGGCCGCTGCGTCAACCTGCCGGGCTCCTACCGCTGCGAGTGCCGCCCGCCCTGGGTGCCCGGCCCCTCCGGCCGCGACTGCCAGCTCCCCGAGAGCCCGGCCG AGCGTGCCCCGGAGCGGCGGGACGTGTGCTGGGGCCAGCGCGGAGAGGACGGCATGTGCGCGGGTCCCCTGGCTGGGCCCGCCCTCACCTTCGACGACTGCTGCTGTCGCCAGGGCCGCGGTTGGGGCGCCCAGTGCCGCCCGTGCCCGCCGCGCGGCGCCG